In one Nocardioides luteus genomic region, the following are encoded:
- a CDS encoding copper homeostasis protein CutC, with translation MTALEIAVTSVDGALAARAAGATRVELCTALEVGGVTPSQGLVEGVLDAVGGTDAADGWQGVHVLVRPRPGGFGYSAEERHLLEREVEMVLAAGVDGIVIGALTPHGEPDVELVRGLADAAAAYEATVTFHRAIDLSADPVAAMRSLAGVVDRVLTSGGAPAAAAGAATIAEMVATGGPDVLAGGGVTVDAIAALAALGVEGVHLSAKRRVLTAGRVALGVADDGGHWVTDPDVVAAAAAALA, from the coding sequence ATGACAGCACTCGAGATCGCCGTGACGTCGGTGGACGGCGCGCTCGCCGCGCGTGCGGCCGGGGCGACCCGGGTCGAGCTCTGCACGGCCCTCGAGGTCGGTGGTGTCACCCCGTCGCAGGGGCTGGTCGAGGGAGTCCTCGACGCGGTCGGCGGCACCGACGCCGCCGACGGCTGGCAGGGCGTCCACGTGCTCGTCAGGCCGAGGCCGGGAGGGTTCGGCTACTCCGCCGAGGAGCGGCATCTCCTCGAACGTGAGGTCGAGATGGTCCTGGCGGCCGGGGTCGACGGGATCGTGATCGGCGCGCTCACTCCGCACGGGGAGCCCGACGTCGAGCTGGTCCGTGGCCTGGCGGATGCGGCCGCTGCGTACGAGGCGACGGTGACGTTCCACCGGGCCATCGACCTCAGCGCCGACCCGGTCGCGGCGATGCGGTCGCTGGCCGGGGTGGTCGACCGGGTGCTCACCTCAGGGGGTGCGCCGGCCGCCGCCGCGGGGGCCGCGACGATCGCCGAGATGGTCGCAACTGGGGGACCGGACGTACTGGCCGGAGGCGGCGTGACCGTCGATGCGATCGCGGCGCTGGCGGCGCTCGGGGTCGAGGGCGTGCATCTCTCCGCGAAGCGACGGGTCCTCACCGCCGGCCGGGTGGCCCTGGGCGTCGCCGACGACGGTGGTCACTGGGTGACCGATCCGGACGTGGTCGCGGCCGCGGCCGCCGCGCTGGCCTAG
- a CDS encoding YqgE/AlgH family protein, with translation MTKQKDVRAGRLLVATPELRDPNFVDTVVLLIEVNDDGALGVVLNRPSPVPVAEVLHPWATSVAVPDVLFQGGPVSKDSAIAVALLVDSDDPPLGFRPVVGRLGLLDLDTPVELVDGTLSRLRIFAGYAGWGAAQLEGEVEEGSWYVVDSEPYDSFLDDVSSMWSAVLRRQPGELAFHATRPPDPELN, from the coding sequence ATGACGAAGCAGAAGGACGTACGCGCCGGGCGGCTGCTGGTAGCCACCCCGGAGCTTCGCGACCCCAACTTCGTCGACACCGTCGTGCTGCTGATCGAGGTCAACGACGACGGTGCGCTGGGTGTGGTGCTGAACCGGCCCTCGCCGGTGCCGGTCGCCGAGGTGCTGCATCCGTGGGCGACGTCGGTGGCCGTTCCCGACGTCCTCTTCCAGGGCGGCCCGGTGAGCAAGGACTCCGCGATCGCGGTGGCGCTCCTGGTCGACTCCGACGACCCGCCGCTGGGTTTTCGCCCGGTGGTGGGACGCCTCGGGCTGCTCGATCTCGACACGCCGGTCGAGCTCGTCGACGGCACCCTGTCGCGGCTGCGCATCTTCGCCGGCTACGCCGGCTGGGGCGCCGCTCAGCTCGAGGGCGAGGTCGAGGAGGGGTCCTGGTACGTCGTCGACAGCGAGCCCTACGACTCGTTCCTCGACGACGTGAGCTCGATGTGGTCCGCGGTGCTCCGACGCCAGCCGGGTGAGCTGGCCTTCCACGCCACGCGCCCGCCCGATCCGGAACTCAACTAG
- a CDS encoding DUF3039 domain-containing protein, giving the protein MGILGFGTKEAVKEREDVRHQDVPTEEGDHDRYSHYVEKDKLTEAMVMGTPVVALCGKVWVPSRDGSKFPVCPDCKEIFEGMPPGGGEGDDE; this is encoded by the coding sequence ATGGGCATCCTGGGATTCGGCACGAAAGAAGCCGTCAAGGAACGGGAGGACGTTCGTCATCAAGACGTCCCCACCGAGGAGGGTGACCACGACCGCTACTCCCACTATGTGGAGAAGGACAAGCTGACCGAGGCGATGGTCATGGGCACTCCCGTGGTCGCGCTGTGCGGCAAGGTGTGGGTGCCGAGCCGCGACGGGTCCAAGTTCCCGGTCTGCCCCGACTGCAAGGAGATCTTCGAGGGGATGCCGCCGGGCGGTGGCGAGGGCGACGACGAGTGA
- a CDS encoding DEAD/DEAH box helicase translates to MSSADLPGALTPAWPNKAAWGTAPKLRAWQQEALNAYLTDHPRDFLAVATPGAGKTTFALTVAAELLGRRLVDRVTIVAPTEHLKVQWAEAAARAGIPIDPTYSAGQGKTSADYVGIAVTYAGVAVNPLAMRIRTERFKTLVILDEVHHAGDALSWGDGVREAFEPAARRLALTGTPFRSDTNPIPFVTYAPGEDGIPRSAADYTYGYAEALRDHVVRPVLFMAYSGQMQWRTRAGDEIAAHLGEPLTKDLTSQALRTALDPAGSWIPSVLAAADKRLTEVRRHVPDAGGLVIATDQDSARSYAKTIKSITGESATVVLSDEKAGSKKIAKFAESDDRWMVAVRMVSEGVDVPRLAVGVYATTTSTPLFFAQAVGRFVRARTRGETASVFLPSVPNLLGFASELELQRDHVLGKKVTSEDDIFAAEDALMAAANAEEGASEEELGAWEAMGSEARFDRVLFDGGEFGHSGEVHVGSEEEMDFLGIPGLLDADQMKTLLQQRQSDRARKQKSASGPVAADEPVAAVAAHEQLAVLRRELNGLVAAWHHRTKTPHGVTHNRLRKECGGPPAAVANADQLKARIDTLRDWAARGSA, encoded by the coding sequence GTGAGTAGCGCCGACCTCCCCGGCGCCCTCACACCCGCGTGGCCGAACAAGGCCGCGTGGGGCACTGCGCCCAAGCTTCGTGCTTGGCAGCAGGAGGCGCTGAACGCCTACCTCACCGACCACCCCCGTGACTTCCTCGCCGTGGCGACGCCCGGCGCCGGTAAGACGACCTTCGCGCTGACGGTCGCAGCCGAGCTCCTGGGCCGCCGCCTGGTCGACCGGGTGACCATCGTCGCCCCGACCGAGCACCTCAAGGTGCAGTGGGCCGAGGCGGCCGCGCGGGCCGGCATCCCGATCGACCCGACCTACTCGGCCGGTCAGGGCAAGACCTCGGCCGACTACGTCGGGATCGCGGTGACCTACGCGGGTGTCGCGGTCAACCCGCTCGCGATGCGGATCCGCACGGAGCGGTTCAAGACGCTGGTGATCCTCGACGAGGTGCACCACGCCGGCGACGCGCTCTCCTGGGGTGACGGTGTCCGGGAGGCCTTCGAGCCGGCCGCTCGCCGGCTGGCGCTGACCGGGACGCCGTTCCGCTCCGACACCAACCCGATCCCGTTCGTCACCTACGCACCCGGCGAGGACGGCATCCCGCGCTCGGCGGCCGACTACACCTACGGCTACGCCGAGGCGCTGCGCGACCACGTCGTCCGGCCGGTCCTCTTCATGGCCTACTCGGGACAGATGCAGTGGCGCACCCGGGCCGGCGACGAGATCGCCGCCCACCTCGGTGAGCCGCTGACCAAGGACCTGACCTCGCAGGCGCTGCGGACCGCGCTCGACCCGGCCGGGTCCTGGATCCCGTCGGTGCTCGCGGCCGCCGACAAGCGGCTGACCGAGGTGCGGCGCCACGTCCCCGACGCGGGTGGGCTGGTCATCGCCACCGATCAGGACTCGGCGCGCTCCTACGCCAAGACGATCAAGTCGATCACGGGGGAGTCGGCCACGGTCGTCCTCTCCGACGAGAAGGCCGGCTCGAAGAAGATCGCCAAGTTCGCCGAGTCCGACGACCGCTGGATGGTCGCGGTCCGGATGGTCTCCGAGGGCGTCGACGTGCCCCGGCTCGCCGTCGGGGTCTACGCCACGACCACCTCGACGCCGCTCTTCTTCGCCCAGGCGGTCGGGCGCTTCGTACGTGCTCGTACGCGGGGTGAGACCGCCTCCGTCTTCCTGCCGTCGGTGCCCAACCTGCTCGGCTTCGCCTCCGAGCTGGAGCTGCAGCGCGACCATGTGCTCGGCAAGAAGGTCACCAGCGAGGACGACATCTTCGCCGCCGAGGACGCCCTGATGGCCGCGGCCAACGCCGAGGAGGGCGCCTCCGAGGAGGAGCTGGGGGCTTGGGAGGCGATGGGCTCCGAGGCACGCTTCGACCGGGTGCTCTTCGACGGTGGCGAGTTCGGCCACTCCGGTGAGGTGCACGTCGGCTCGGAGGAGGAGATGGACTTCCTCGGCATCCCCGGGCTGCTCGACGCCGACCAGATGAAGACCCTGCTCCAGCAGCGGCAGAGCGACCGGGCGCGCAAGCAGAAGTCGGCCTCGGGACCGGTCGCCGCCGACGAGCCCGTCGCCGCGGTTGCCGCCCACGAGCAGCTCGCCGTGCTCCGGCGCGAGCTCAACGGCCTGGTCGCCGCCTGGCACCACCGCACCAAGACGCCCCACGGCGTCACCCACAACCGGCTCCGGAAGGAGTGCGGCGGCCCGCCCGCCGCGGTCGCCAACGCCGACCAGCTCAAGGCCCGCATCGACACCCTGCGTGACTGGGCCGCGCGCGGCTCGGCCTGA
- a CDS encoding patatin-like phospholipase family protein, translated as MTQRRALAIGCGGTLGFAWTAVALRTLEEALDWDARTADVLVGTSAGSEIVAALGSGRTPQDLLDALDGTPGADPVLAAHVAVHPGTVPPMPAPALPALGLVRSGLSRRSPYSALAGLLPRGRGDAGWLREYGDALAGPDGWVGHPATWLVAADATTGERVAFGSDDAPATSLSAAVAASWAIPGWFPPVEIAGRRYVDGGAVSSVSADLLLGQVVDEVVVVAPMTTEGGVPARGIDRVERLLRSQMTAVLDREVARLRAAGVRVIRVEPGPEELADMGPNFMDLGRREATLAAARRHVPGRVAAALEGATA; from the coding sequence ATGACGCAACGACGCGCGCTCGCCATCGGCTGCGGCGGCACCCTCGGGTTCGCCTGGACGGCCGTCGCCCTCCGCACCCTCGAGGAGGCCCTCGACTGGGACGCCCGGACCGCCGACGTCCTGGTCGGCACCTCCGCGGGCTCCGAGATCGTCGCGGCCCTCGGGTCCGGCCGTACGCCGCAGGACCTGCTCGACGCTCTCGACGGGACACCGGGCGCCGACCCGGTGCTGGCGGCCCACGTCGCCGTCCACCCCGGCACGGTGCCGCCGATGCCGGCTCCCGCGCTGCCGGCGCTCGGCCTGGTCCGGTCCGGGCTCTCGCGCCGCTCGCCCTACAGCGCGCTGGCCGGGCTGCTCCCCCGGGGCCGCGGGGACGCCGGCTGGCTGCGGGAGTACGGCGACGCGCTGGCCGGTCCCGACGGCTGGGTCGGCCACCCCGCGACCTGGCTGGTCGCGGCCGACGCGACCACCGGCGAGCGGGTGGCGTTCGGCTCCGACGACGCCCCGGCGACTTCATTGAGCGCGGCCGTCGCCGCGTCGTGGGCGATCCCCGGCTGGTTCCCGCCGGTCGAGATCGCCGGCCGTCGCTACGTCGACGGCGGCGCGGTCTCCTCCGTCTCGGCCGACCTCCTCCTCGGCCAGGTGGTCGACGAGGTCGTCGTGGTCGCCCCGATGACCACCGAGGGCGGCGTACCGGCCCGCGGGATCGACCGGGTCGAGCGACTGCTGCGCTCCCAGATGACCGCGGTGCTCGACCGCGAGGTCGCCCGGCTCCGGGCGGCCGGGGTGCGAGTGATCCGGGTCGAGCCCGGTCCCGAGGAGCTCGCCGACATGGGCCCCAACTTCATGGACCTCGGCCGCCGCGAGGCCACCCTCGCCGCGGCCCGCCGACACGTTCCCGGCCGCGTCGCGGCCGCACTCGAAGGAGCAACCGCATGA
- a CDS encoding TetR/AcrR family transcriptional regulator: MGRITRKESHAQTRERLVQTAHRLFLSDGYNATSLDKVAAEAGYSKGAVYSNFATKHDLGLAVLDVIHQERALSLASAVNGIETVEGRIDAFAAWAEANIGDVGWTALEVEFATSTRRVPGVSQQLANRRRELTAAVAGLIEQQADELGLTLPSPAEEAAVQLLSLGIGLGVQRAFDPDLSVASLVDLLRSLLESARP, from the coding sequence GTGGGCCGGATCACGCGCAAGGAGTCGCACGCGCAGACGCGGGAGCGACTCGTCCAGACCGCACATCGCCTGTTCCTCTCGGACGGCTACAACGCGACCTCGCTCGACAAGGTCGCCGCCGAGGCGGGCTACTCGAAGGGCGCCGTCTACTCGAACTTCGCGACCAAGCACGATCTCGGCCTGGCCGTGCTCGACGTGATCCATCAGGAGCGGGCGCTGTCCCTGGCGAGCGCGGTCAACGGGATCGAGACCGTCGAGGGCCGGATCGACGCCTTCGCGGCGTGGGCCGAGGCCAACATCGGTGACGTCGGCTGGACCGCGCTCGAGGTCGAGTTCGCGACCAGCACCCGTCGCGTCCCGGGCGTGAGCCAGCAGCTCGCCAACAGGCGCCGCGAGCTGACCGCGGCGGTCGCCGGCCTCATCGAGCAGCAGGCCGACGAGCTCGGCCTCACGCTGCCCTCACCGGCCGAGGAGGCCGCCGTCCAGCTGCTCTCCCTCGGCATCGGGCTGGGTGTGCAGCGTGCGTTCGACCCCGACCTGTCGGTCGCCAGCCTGGTCGACCTGCTGCGGTCGTTGCTGGAGAGCGCGAGACCCTAG
- a CDS encoding SDR family oxidoreductase: MTRCPRIDLDGALVVVTGAARGIGLATAKEFAAAGAKVALGDLDDALAREAAAGLGRGASGHRLDVSDKESYADFLAAAEEAHGRPVDVLVNNAGVMPNGAFLEQEDRIDRLTMDVNVYGVIHGMRLALPGMIARGHGHVANVASLAGKFPLKGLAVYNASKYAVVGLSAATRLELDGTGVSLTTVLPSAVRTELSSGIDLGVLPTVDPEDIAAAVMRSVRTRAAEIAVPSYVGLAAAGAPLVPERVMRLIRRAVHDDAAITRVDDDVRRSYLDRIEAQ, translated from the coding sequence ATGACCCGCTGCCCCAGGATCGACCTCGACGGCGCGCTGGTCGTCGTCACCGGCGCCGCCCGCGGTATCGGCCTGGCCACGGCGAAGGAGTTCGCCGCGGCCGGGGCGAAGGTGGCCCTCGGTGACCTCGACGACGCGCTGGCGCGGGAGGCAGCGGCAGGACTCGGCCGGGGCGCGAGCGGTCACCGGCTCGACGTCTCCGACAAGGAGTCCTACGCCGACTTCCTCGCCGCCGCGGAGGAGGCCCATGGCAGGCCGGTCGACGTCCTGGTCAACAACGCCGGCGTCATGCCCAACGGCGCCTTCCTCGAGCAGGAGGACCGGATCGACCGGCTCACCATGGACGTCAACGTCTACGGAGTCATTCACGGCATGCGGCTGGCGCTGCCCGGGATGATCGCGCGCGGCCACGGCCACGTGGCCAATGTGGCCTCACTGGCGGGCAAGTTCCCGCTCAAGGGCCTGGCGGTCTACAACGCCAGCAAGTACGCCGTCGTGGGCCTCAGCGCGGCCACGCGCCTCGAGCTCGACGGCACCGGGGTCTCGCTGACCACCGTGCTGCCGAGCGCCGTCCGCACCGAGCTCTCCTCCGGCATCGACCTCGGCGTCCTCCCGACGGTCGACCCCGAGGACATCGCGGCCGCCGTGATGAGGTCGGTGCGCACCCGGGCGGCCGAGATCGCGGTCCCGTCCTACGTCGGCCTCGCCGCCGCCGGCGCTCCGCTCGTCCCCGAGCGGGTGATGCGCCTGATCCGCCGCGCCGTGCACGACGACGCCGCGATCACCCGCGTCGACGACGACGTACGCCGAAGCTATCTCGATCGCATCGAGGCGCAGTAG
- a CDS encoding isochorismatase family protein, whose product MTRALIVVDVQNDFCEGGSLPVDGGARVAYDIGQLLRERAASKEPDQTYGLVVATKDHHIDPGDHFGNPPDYANSWPAHCVVGTDGEAFHPNLDPVTFDEIFRKGEYAAAYSGFEGAATGGTTLTDWLRAQGVEEVDVCGLATDYCVRATALDARAAGFHTRLLSDLAAGVAAASTATAIEEMRAAGIAVS is encoded by the coding sequence ATGACGCGTGCACTGATCGTGGTCGACGTACAGAACGACTTCTGCGAGGGCGGGTCCCTGCCGGTCGACGGCGGGGCCCGGGTGGCCTACGACATCGGTCAGCTGCTGCGCGAGCGGGCGGCGAGCAAGGAGCCGGACCAGACGTACGGGCTGGTCGTGGCCACCAAGGACCACCACATCGACCCGGGCGACCACTTCGGCAACCCGCCGGACTACGCCAACTCCTGGCCGGCGCACTGCGTGGTCGGCACCGACGGGGAGGCCTTCCACCCCAACCTCGACCCGGTCACCTTCGACGAGATCTTCCGCAAGGGCGAGTACGCAGCGGCCTACTCCGGCTTCGAGGGCGCGGCCACCGGCGGCACCACCCTGACCGACTGGCTCCGCGCCCAGGGCGTCGAGGAGGTCGACGTGTGCGGGCTGGCGACCGACTACTGCGTACGCGCCACCGCGCTCGACGCACGGGCGGCCGGATTCCACACCAGGCTGCTCTCCGACCTGGCCGCGGGAGTGGCCGCAGCGTCGACCGCGACGGCGATCGAGGAGATGCGAGCGGCGGGGATCGCGGTCTCGTGA
- a CDS encoding MarR family winged helix-turn-helix transcriptional regulator has translation MPSQQLLPTAGPTASGSASAKTLDLSSDLVVYAARLMRLVRRALDLPASVRVLTILDAIGPLGITDLARADGCSQPTMSAQIAQLVETGLVSKEPNPADARASLVTLTDAGRADLADVRERISHLIAERLESRHRTEADLEAAVSVLRDLVEGDTLA, from the coding sequence ATGCCTTCACAGCAGCTGCTCCCCACAGCAGGCCCGACCGCCTCGGGCTCCGCTTCGGCGAAGACCCTGGACCTCTCCAGCGACCTGGTGGTCTACGCGGCACGCCTCATGCGCCTCGTACGCCGCGCGCTCGACCTTCCGGCCAGCGTCCGCGTCCTCACGATCCTCGACGCCATCGGGCCGCTCGGCATCACCGACCTGGCCCGGGCCGACGGCTGCTCGCAGCCGACCATGTCGGCGCAGATCGCCCAGCTGGTGGAGACCGGCCTGGTCAGCAAGGAGCCCAACCCGGCCGATGCGCGGGCGAGCCTGGTGACGCTCACCGACGCGGGCCGGGCCGATCTGGCCGACGTGCGCGAGCGCATCTCGCACCTCATCGCCGAGCGGCTGGAGTCGCGTCACCGCACCGAGGCCGACCTCGAGGCCGCCGTCTCGGTGCTGCGCGACCTGGTCGAGGGCGACACCCTGGCCTAG
- a CDS encoding flavin-containing monooxygenase: MSKHHEVVVIGAGISGIAAAIKLREAGVEDVVILEKADTYGGTWRANTYPGCACDVPSNLYSFSFAPNSDWSRVYGNQPEILAYIDRVARDRGLEDITRFGVEVLGAAWSSESAEWRLETSAGEITARFLVAAAGPWNEPKIPDLPGLADFPGEVWHSARWNHDVDLDGKRVAVIGTGASAVQFVPEIQKQVADLHLFQRTAHWVLPKVDHPVPEAEKWVKRNVPFFEKALGAVEYAAMETVGLAFHRPKPLMHGLQKIGEAYLRVAVRDEELRAKLTPDYLLGCKRILFSNNYLQSLTKPNVEVHATGVQRVEGSTVIGSDGSRAEVDAIILGTGFHILDMPVADLIRGADGRTLAEHWAGSPEAYQGTSVAGFPNAFVVLGPSLGTGHGSAFAVAESQVAMITDAVTTAREQGWTQLDVTPQAQAAYVADVQAALAGTAYSGASCHSYFIDANGRNSFSWPWSTGELVRRISRFDPADFQITSVVEPAETEVSA; the protein is encoded by the coding sequence ATGAGCAAGCATCACGAGGTCGTCGTCATCGGCGCCGGCATCTCCGGCATCGCCGCCGCGATCAAGCTGCGCGAGGCAGGCGTCGAGGACGTCGTCATCCTGGAGAAAGCCGACACCTACGGTGGCACCTGGCGGGCCAACACCTATCCGGGATGTGCCTGCGACGTACCGTCCAACCTCTACTCGTTCTCCTTCGCCCCCAACAGCGACTGGTCGCGGGTCTACGGCAACCAGCCGGAGATCCTCGCCTACATCGACCGCGTCGCCCGCGACCGTGGCCTCGAGGACATCACCCGGTTCGGCGTGGAGGTCCTCGGAGCCGCCTGGAGCAGCGAGTCCGCCGAGTGGCGCCTGGAGACCAGCGCCGGTGAGATCACCGCGCGTTTCCTGGTCGCGGCCGCCGGCCCGTGGAACGAGCCGAAGATCCCGGACCTCCCCGGCCTGGCCGACTTCCCCGGCGAGGTCTGGCACTCGGCGCGGTGGAACCACGACGTCGACCTCGACGGCAAGCGGGTCGCCGTGATCGGCACCGGTGCGTCGGCCGTCCAGTTCGTGCCCGAGATCCAGAAGCAGGTCGCCGATCTGCACCTCTTCCAGCGCACCGCCCACTGGGTGCTGCCGAAGGTCGACCACCCGGTGCCGGAGGCGGAGAAGTGGGTCAAGCGCAACGTCCCATTCTTCGAGAAGGCCCTCGGCGCCGTCGAGTACGCCGCGATGGAGACCGTCGGCCTCGCCTTCCACCGCCCCAAGCCGCTGATGCACGGGCTGCAGAAGATCGGTGAGGCCTACCTGCGCGTCGCCGTCCGGGACGAGGAGCTGCGGGCCAAGCTGACGCCCGACTACCTGCTCGGCTGCAAGCGGATCCTCTTCTCCAACAACTACCTCCAGTCGCTGACGAAGCCGAACGTCGAGGTGCACGCGACCGGCGTCCAGCGGGTCGAGGGATCGACCGTGATCGGCTCCGACGGCAGCAGGGCGGAGGTCGACGCGATCATCCTCGGCACCGGCTTCCACATCCTCGACATGCCGGTCGCCGACCTGATCCGCGGGGCCGACGGCCGTACGCTCGCCGAGCACTGGGCAGGCTCCCCCGAGGCCTACCAGGGCACCTCGGTCGCCGGCTTCCCCAACGCGTTCGTGGTGCTCGGCCCGAGCCTCGGTACCGGCCACGGCTCCGCCTTCGCCGTCGCCGAGTCGCAGGTCGCGATGATCACCGACGCCGTCACCACCGCCCGCGAGCAGGGCTGGACACAGCTCGACGTGACCCCACAGGCCCAGGCAGCGTACGTCGCGGACGTGCAGGCCGCGCTCGCCGGCACCGCCTACAGCGGGGCCTCGTGCCACAGCTACTTCATCGACGCCAACGGCCGCAACAGCTTCTCCTGGCCGTGGTCGACCGGCGAGCTGGTCCGCCGGATCAGCCGCTTCGACCCCGCCGACTTCCAGATCACCTCGGTGGTCGAGCCTGCCGAGACCGAGGTGTCCGCATGA
- a CDS encoding MFS transporter codes for MARISATAPLREPHFRWFFASRSINMVGNFMAPVALAFAVLEVSDAPIAIGAVLAARTIPMIVFMLIGGVLADRMGRARILFASNLISGLSQAAVAVLVIAGVAELWHLIVLSALNGIVSAAGLPAQQGIIPLVVPRTMLQEANVLMSLTRAVVAVAGPGTAGLLVLSVGAGWALALDAATWIIAALLLLPVKLSGSVGKASVIGDLRLGWDYFRTTSWLWLCVGAATMLNALYEGGLLTLGPQRAEGSSLGAGGWGLILTFQGIGVLAATLVLMKVRLERPLFYGMIGMALFGLPIAALGFSTDLGVLLPAATLSGAGIQVFSLGWQLSMQENVPGELLSRASSYDQLGTYIAIPVGQLAMGPLAAAYGIENMLAIAGIAYVVISLATLLSPAVRGLNRVSFPSAERNGAPAH; via the coding sequence ATGGCTCGGATCTCGGCGACAGCCCCACTTCGCGAACCCCACTTCCGATGGTTCTTCGCGTCCCGCTCGATCAACATGGTGGGCAACTTCATGGCGCCCGTCGCGCTCGCCTTCGCCGTCCTGGAGGTGAGCGACGCGCCGATCGCGATCGGCGCCGTCCTCGCGGCCCGCACCATCCCGATGATCGTCTTCATGCTCATCGGCGGCGTGCTCGCCGACCGGATGGGTCGGGCCCGGATCCTGTTCGCCTCCAACCTGATCTCCGGCCTGAGCCAGGCGGCGGTCGCCGTTCTGGTCATCGCCGGGGTCGCCGAGCTGTGGCACCTGATCGTCCTCTCCGCCCTCAACGGCATCGTCTCCGCCGCCGGCCTGCCCGCCCAGCAGGGGATCATCCCGCTCGTGGTGCCCCGCACCATGCTGCAGGAGGCCAACGTGCTGATGTCGCTGACGCGGGCGGTGGTCGCGGTCGCCGGCCCCGGCACCGCCGGCCTCCTCGTCCTCAGCGTCGGCGCGGGCTGGGCGCTCGCCCTCGACGCGGCCACCTGGATCATCGCCGCGCTGCTGTTGCTGCCGGTCAAGCTCAGCGGGTCGGTCGGCAAGGCCTCGGTGATCGGCGACCTGCGCCTGGGCTGGGACTACTTCCGCACCACGAGCTGGTTGTGGCTCTGCGTCGGCGCCGCGACGATGCTCAACGCGCTCTACGAGGGTGGGCTGCTCACCCTGGGCCCGCAGCGTGCCGAGGGATCGTCGCTGGGCGCGGGCGGCTGGGGTCTGATTCTCACCTTCCAGGGCATCGGCGTGCTCGCCGCGACACTCGTGCTGATGAAGGTCCGGCTCGAGCGGCCGCTGTTCTACGGCATGATCGGGATGGCCCTGTTCGGGCTGCCGATCGCGGCGCTCGGGTTCTCCACCGACCTCGGCGTGCTGCTACCCGCGGCCACCCTCTCCGGCGCCGGCATCCAGGTCTTCAGCCTCGGCTGGCAGCTGTCGATGCAGGAGAACGTCCCCGGCGAGCTGCTCTCCCGCGCGTCCTCCTACGACCAGCTGGGCACCTATATCGCCATCCCCGTCGGGCAGCTGGCGATGGGGCCACTGGCTGCTGCGTACGGGATCGAGAACATGCTCGCGATCGCCGGCATCGCCTATGTGGTGATCTCGCTGGCGACGCTGCTGAGCCCGGCCGTACGCGGCCTGAACCGGGTCTCGTTCCCCTCCGCCGAGCGCAACGGCGCCCCGGCCCACTGA
- a CDS encoding DUF1697 domain-containing protein, with the protein MTTERHTWIAFLRAINLGATRKFPKQAITAAVVRAGGTDVETYINTGNVRFDHPVGDRAEMEAILEEAFAADRFFEVPTICVTPAELKVIANDAAAVGMGHEGRQFVFLCKEHSDPSSREALVARAGEGERVYVIGRAVHLLTESFQQTKITNAVVERHIAISTNRNLNVIRTLADRWA; encoded by the coding sequence ATGACTACGGAGCGGCACACCTGGATCGCGTTCCTGCGCGCCATCAACCTGGGCGCGACGCGAAAGTTCCCCAAGCAGGCGATCACCGCAGCGGTCGTGAGGGCAGGCGGAACCGACGTCGAGACCTACATCAACACGGGCAACGTACGCTTCGACCACCCGGTCGGCGACCGGGCCGAGATGGAGGCGATCCTGGAGGAGGCCTTCGCCGCCGACCGCTTCTTCGAGGTGCCGACGATCTGCGTCACACCCGCCGAGCTGAAGGTGATCGCCAACGACGCCGCGGCGGTCGGGATGGGTCACGAGGGCCGGCAGTTCGTGTTCCTGTGCAAGGAGCACAGCGATCCCAGCTCGCGTGAGGCACTGGTCGCCCGGGCGGGCGAGGGCGAGCGGGTCTATGTCATCGGTCGGGCCGTGCACCTGCTCACCGAGAGCTTCCAGCAGACGAAGATCACCAACGCCGTGGTCGAGCGCCACATCGCCATCAGCACCAACCGCAACCTCAACGTGATCCGCACCCTCGCCGACCGTTGGGCCTGA